The sequence GTGGAAGCGCGTGGTCTGTGTCACCAACACCACGTCGTCGGAATCACCGGGCTCACTGACGTCGGACCGCGGCTCGTCCGTGCCCGTTCCCTCGCCCGAGGGACGGTCCGTACTCACGGGCGACTGTCCGTCGCCGAAGTCCGAAGCGGAACCCGGTTCGCCACCCGCACAGCCAAGCCAGGCAGCACAGGTGGGCACCAGCAGCAGCGACCAGTGACGCAAACGCATATGACCCCCATGGAGGATGAAGCGCCGAGCACCCTACCGAGGGCCTCTGACATCTCCTGCGGGGCGGCCAGACGGGCTGCGTTCGGGACAGAGGATTCCGCCCCGAAGGCACCGCCGGCCCGACAACCTCCAGGTCCGGCGGTGCGCGGCGAGTCTCAGCGCTTCGCGGGCGGCGCGAAGTGCTTGTCGGAAATCTTCATCTCCGTGACGGTGCCATACTTGCGAGCCGCCTCCCGGATGTCCGACGCCTTGCCGATGAGGACGAAGGTGAGGTCCTCCGGCGCGGGGAGCTTGCGCTGGATGATGCCGTGCACGCCCTCGCGGGTCGTCGCGGAGACGGCGCTGGCGAAACCATCCACGTCGCTGGCATCCAGGCCGTAGAAGGCCAGCTCCGACAGCTTGCCGGCCACATGCGTCCCGGTCTCCAGCGTGGGCGGGAACTGCCCCAGCACGTACGACTTCGCGGAGGCGAGCATGGCGTCATCCATGCCGGACTTCCGATAGCCCGCGAGCGTCTCCAGCGCCAGGTCGATGGCGCGGCCGGTGGACTCCGTCTTCGTGTACGAGGCGATGATGACGGGCCCCGGACGCGTATGACGGATGAACACGGAGTTGGCGCCGTAGCTGAGGCCGGACTTCACGCGCAGCTCCGTGTTGAGCAGCGAGGTGAAGCGTCCACCGAACACCGTCTCCGCGACCCGCACCGAGGCCCGGTCCGGGTCATCGCGGGAGATACCGGTGTTGCCAATCCAGAAGTACGTCTGGGTGGCGTCCGGCTTGTCCACCAGCAGCACGCGCCGGCCCTTGGAGGCGGCGGTGGCGGGAACGGTGGGCGCGGGCGTGGCGGCGCGCGCCCAGCCGCCGAGCGAGGACTCCAGCTTCTTCGCGAGCGCCTTCGCGTCGAAGTCACCCACCACGGACAGGATGAGCCGGTCCGCGCCCAGGTGGTTCTTAGCGTACGCGAGCACGTCCTCGCGGGACAGGCCGGGCAGGGACGCCTCGCTGCCGTTGACGGGCGTGCCATACGGGTGTCCGGCGAAGTGGAAGGCCTGGAAGTACGCGCCAATCAGCATGCGCGGGTCGCCATCCTTCGCGGCGGCGATTTCGGAGGCCTTGCGCGCGCGGACCTTCTCCAGCTCCTTCGCGTCGAAGCGCGGGCGCGTGAGCATGTCGGTGAGCAGCTCCACCATCAGCC is a genomic window of Myxococcus virescens containing:
- a CDS encoding M16 family metallopeptidase, producing MSAPLSWKAAFTTLLLSSVPAAAQGSAAAPKAAAAAPAQQGVTLPKATTVTLKNGAKLQLVERKELPLVSFSAWVRGGALGDPAGKEGLAALTGELLQKGAGGRDARQFAEAVDGVGGELQVAANLEALVISGQFMSRDTGLMVELLTDMLTRPRFDAKELEKVRARKASEIAAAKDGDPRMLIGAYFQAFHFAGHPYGTPVNGSEASLPGLSREDVLAYAKNHLGADRLILSVVGDFDAKALAKKLESSLGGWARAATPAPTVPATAASKGRRVLLVDKPDATQTYFWIGNTGISRDDPDRASVRVAETVFGGRFTSLLNTELRVKSGLSYGANSVFIRHTRPGPVIIASYTKTESTGRAIDLALETLAGYRKSGMDDAMLASAKSYVLGQFPPTLETGTHVAGKLSELAFYGLDASDVDGFASAVSATTREGVHGIIQRKLPAPEDLTFVLIGKASDIREAARKYGTVTEMKISDKHFAPPAKR